A genomic region of Metopolophium dirhodum isolate CAU chromosome 1, ASM1992520v1, whole genome shotgun sequence contains the following coding sequences:
- the LOC132934221 gene encoding tyrosine-protein kinase transmembrane receptor Ror2-like, translating to MDFIRRTSLLFVLSLLLVKQSTQVNNPPSGYCAQYNGKICRKYLNASILIWFNNTLTNEGSEQNEIITTGLWEEMLPSFSKTCRPAAEKLLCLYAFPHCHQDTSYFPLCYEDCIAVRELFCYKEWALIEANKQRGIFYKSKGHFSLPLCENLPHNSQNGKPVCSHAMLTELKQDEITIDCIRGNGRFYQGYINVTKSGLACQRWDSKVPHEFVRPPNVFPEVQNSENYCRNAGGEVSSPWCYTMDPDVRWQKCDVPLCDKNETEIVETKLDIINNDTAINTITMILNHIETFIDQTSTTHLHIFLVIVGVLILLVSVLILVLCNKLLSNKTSYRSTQTREVDIDLDKLPSNSAYHQYGMCSNPKLEKLEFPRNNIIYVKDLGQGAFGRVFQAKAPGLLKDEEFTLVAVKMLKDEASNDLQVDFEREACLLSEFDHPNIVKLLGVCALGKPMCLLFEYMGRGDLNEFLRSCAPSNYIVHSAEARGDVFRDLNLTNLDMLKIAQQIASGMVYLSDRKFVHRDLATRNCLIDDTMTVKIADFGLSQKMYLQDYYKGDEHDAIPVRWMPLESILYNKYTVESDVWAFGVCLWEIFSFALQPYYGMTHEEVVKFIKDGNVMNCPENTPKLAYELMKQCWSRKPDSRPTFRTIYQTLENVRQEVVCRMNGGLPSHAHL from the exons ATGGATTTCATTAGACGGACATCATTATTGTTCGTATTATCGTTATTACTCGTCAAGCAATCAACACAAGTCAATA atCCTCCTAGTGGATATTGTGCTCAGTATAATGGGAAGAtatgtagaaaatatttaaatgcttcAATTCTAATATGGTTTAACAACACTTTGACAAATGAAGGAAGtgaacaaaatgaaataatcaCTACTGGTCTATGGGAAGAAATGTTGCCCAGCTTTTCAAAAACATGTAGACCAGCAGCGGAA aaacttCTATGTTTATATGCATTTCCTCATTGTCATCAAGATACATCTTATTTTCCACTTTGTTATGAAGATTGTATTGCAGTACgagaattattttgttataaagaATGGGCATTGATTGAAGCAAATAAACAAAGaggaattttttataaatctaaagGACATTTTTCTTTACCACTTTGTGAGAACCTACCACATAACTCACAGAATGGTAAACCTGTATGCTCACATGCCATGCTCACAGAGCTAAAACAAGATGAAATAACAA ttgattGTATTCGTGGCAATGGTCGTTTCTATCAAGGATATATTAATGTAACTAAATCGGGTTTGGCATGTCAAAGATGGGATTCAAAAGTTCCGCATGAATTTGTAAGACCACCAAATGTATTTCCTGAAGTTCAGAATTCTGAAAATTATTGCCGAAATGCTGGAGGGGAAGTATCTTCTCCGTGGTGTTATACTATGGATCCTGATGTGAGATGGCAAAAATGTGATGTACCCCTTTGTG ataaaaatgaaactGAAATAGTGGAAACAAAACTTGATATCATTAATAATGACACGGCTATAAATACCATTACAATGATCTTAAACCATATTGAAACTTTTATTGATCAAACATCAACAACACATCTGCACATATTTCTTGTAATTGTTGGAGTTCTGATACTTTTAGTATCAGTTTTAATATTAGTGTTGTGCAACAAGTTGTTGTCTAATAAAACTTCATATAGATCTACACAAACTCGA GAAGTTGATATAGATTTAGATAAATTACCAAGTAATTCTGCATATCATCAATATGGAATGTGTTCAAAtccaaaattagaaaaacttgaatttcccagaaacaatataatatatgtaaaagaCTTGGGCCAAGGAGCATTTGGGCGTGTATTCCAG GCCAAAGCACCTGGTCTGCTAAAAGACGAAGAATTTACATTGGTCgctgtaaaaatgttaaaagatGAAGCTTCAAACGATCTACAAGTTGATTTTGAACGAGAAGCTTGCCTATTGTCAGAATTTGATCATCCTAACATTGTTAAGTTATTGGGTGTTTGTGCTTTAGGTAAACCAATGTGTTTACTTTTTGAATACATGGGCCGTGGCGACTTAAATGAATTTCTTCGTTCATGTGCACCTAGCAATTACATTGTACATTCAGCTGAAGCTAGGGGTGATGTTTTTCGTGATTTAAATCTTACAAACTTGGATATGTTGAAAATAGCTCAACAGATTGCTTCTGGTATGGTTTACCTATCTGACAGAAAATTTGTGCACAGAGATTTAGCAACCAGAAATTGTTTGATCGATGACACAATGACAGTAAAAATAGCAGATTTTGGGCTTTCacagaaaatgtatttacaagACTATTACAAAGGTGATGAACATGATGCCATACCTGTTCGATGGATGCCTTTAGAGAGCAttctttacaataaatatacagtTGAATCAGATGTCTGGGCATTTGGTGTGTGTCTTTGGGAGATTTTTTCTTTTGCTCTTCAACCGTATTATGGCATGACACACGAAGAAGTCGTTAAATTCATCAAAGATGGCAACGTTATGAATTGTCCTGAAAATACTCCAAAATTGGCATATGAGCTTATGAAACAATGCTGGAGTCGAAAACCTGATTCACGTCCTACTTTCCGTACAATTTATCAAACTTTAGAAAATGTTCGACAAGAAGTTGTTTGCCGTATGAATGGTGGTCTGCCTTCACATGcccatttatga